The Plasmodium yoelii strain 17X genome assembly, chromosome: 8 genome includes a region encoding these proteins:
- a CDS encoding PIR protein, translated as MNSKVCKLINEIDNYFVDDPNNPEEYNFMNKLNTFFPDSNCSSDEENIIYGFILLLNMFGEEDIDGDKIVEYAILWLSYKLNQKTHNGTTKLYDFYIKDIETNNCYKENIAADSDSDSDSKINKNVICKKIKSMDIDIKDISNFYDAFKSLCNMYSEISVEDYEFNKCLENARELFEKYEKLKNALDINKGSSYYKLLSSLSNDYKNFEQLYNMACDNSSPLVACPRSSVTRNILITIAIIFVAASILLGVSYKYSLFGFRKRSQKHHLREKLKK; from the exons atgaattctAAAgtg tgtaaattaattaatgagattgataattattttgttgATGATCCGAACAACCCAgaagaatataattttatgaataaattaaatactTTTTTCCCTGATAGTAACTGTAGTagtgatgaagaaaatattatctatggttttatattgttaCTAAATATGTTTGGTGAGGAAGATATAGATGGTGATAAAATTGTTGAATAcgctattttatggttaagttataaactaaatcaaaaaacaCATAATGGAACCACCAAATTATACGATTTTTATATCAAAGATATAGAAACAAATAATTGTTATAAGGAGAATATAGCTGCTGATAGTGATAGTGATAGTGATAGTAAGATTAACAAGAATgttatatgtaaaaaaataaaatcgatgGATAtcgatattaaagatatatctaatttttatgatgcatttaaatcattatgtaacatgtataGTGAAATTAGTGTAGAAGACTACGAATTCAATAAATGTTTAGAAAATGCTAGAGAATtgtttgaaaaatatgaaaaacttaaaaatgctttagatattaataaaggaaGTTCTTATTATAAACTATTGTCtagtttatcaaatgattataaaaattttgaacaattatataatatggcATGTGATAATTCATCACCACTTGTAGCTTGTCCACGAAGTTCAGTAACAAGAAATATACTAATTACaattgcaattatatttgttgcagcatcaattttattgggagtttcttataag tattcgttatttggatttcggaaacgatctcaaaaacaccatttaagagaaaagctaaaaaaataa